A DNA window from Methanothermobacter sp. contains the following coding sequences:
- a CDS encoding AAA family ATPase has protein sequence MKIAITGKGGVGKTTIAGTLAWIFAGKFRVFAIDADPDMNLASSIGIEEEITPISQMRDIIRERTGAEPGSSFGEVFKLNPRISDLPDSLSIQHPRRPNLRVMVMGTVEHGGDGCVCPASVLLKALLRHLILRKDEMVILDMEAGIEHLGRRTAESVDLMVVVVEPGLKSLETASRIKKLAADIGVKRLMAIINKVSGKEDEEFMRERLEEAGIDVLGCVPADKTVVAADMRGEPLAMHPESAAFRAIREISERIASMER, from the coding sequence ATGAAGATAGCCATAACCGGTAAGGGTGGGGTGGGCAAGACAACCATAGCCGGCACCCTTGCCTGGATATTCGCTGGGAAATTCAGGGTCTTTGCCATTGACGCCGACCCCGACATGAACCTTGCATCCAGTATAGGTATAGAAGAGGAGATAACACCCATATCCCAAATGAGGGATATTATAAGGGAGCGTACTGGAGCGGAGCCTGGTTCATCCTTCGGTGAGGTTTTCAAGCTCAACCCAAGGATAAGTGACCTTCCAGATTCACTCTCAATCCAGCACCCCAGGAGACCCAACCTGAGGGTTATGGTGATGGGTACCGTGGAGCATGGTGGTGACGGCTGTGTCTGCCCTGCCTCGGTGCTCCTCAAGGCCCTGCTACGCCACCTGATACTCAGAAAGGATGAAATGGTGATCCTTGACATGGAGGCTGGAATAGAGCACCTTGGAAGGAGGACCGCGGAATCCGTTGATCTGATGGTGGTGGTTGTTGAACCCGGCCTCAAATCACTTGAAACAGCATCAAGGATAAAGAAACTCGCAGCAGACATCGGCGTTAAGAGGTTAATGGCCATAATCAACAAGGTATCAGGCAAAGAGGATGAGGAATTCATGCGTGAAAGGCTGGAGGAGGCTGGAATTGACGTTCTTGGCTGCGTACCCGCAGATAAGACCGTTGTGGCGGCCGATATGAGGGGCGAGCCCCTTGCCATGCACCCGGAATCGGCTGCCTTCAGGGCCATAAGAGAAATCTCCGAGAGGATAGCCTCAATGGAGAGATAA
- the rplJ gene encoding 50S ribosomal protein L16, translating to MVRAYTRREYIKKIPGSKIVQYDMGNLSAEFPISLSVAVKAPAQISHNALEAARIASNRYMQRKAGRMGYHLKIRVYPHHIVRENPMATGAGADRVQDGMRKAFGKPVSTVALVKKNQKIITIETNKKNFKDAKEALRRAAMKFPVPCRIVIDRGEELVK from the coding sequence ATGGTTCGTGCATACACAAGAAGAGAGTACATCAAGAAGATTCCAGGTTCAAAGATAGTTCAATATGATATGGGTAATCTCTCAGCTGAATTCCCGATTTCACTGAGCGTTGCTGTTAAGGCACCAGCCCAGATAAGCCACAATGCCCTGGAGGCAGCCAGGATAGCCTCAAACCGTTACATGCAGAGGAAGGCCGGTAGGATGGGTTACCACCTTAAGATAAGGGTCTACCCCCACCACATAGTCCGTGAAAACCCCATGGCGACAGGGGCCGGGGCTGACCGTGTCCAGGATGGTATGAGGAAGGCATTCGGGAAACCAGTGAGCACAGTGGCCCTTGTTAAAAAGAACCAGAAGATAATCACAATCGAGACAAACAAGAAGAACTTCAAGGATGCCAAGGAGGCCCTGAGAAGGGCTGCGATGAAGTTCCCTGTTCCATGCAGGATTGTGATTGACAGGGGCGAGGAACTCGTAAAATAA